From a single Larimichthys crocea isolate SSNF chromosome XIII, L_crocea_2.0, whole genome shotgun sequence genomic region:
- the LOC104934671 gene encoding treacle protein isoform X2, whose protein sequence is MQSQGSTSSQPSFDSLSSSDSLLFSDSEQAEEDTDVFLTDGSSSVIISGVGGAAATEDRGSESPGSQWMCGGYTDKEEEEESYRSESSSKVAHISLDETDPTGQIPKSQGDLLFAQKCAELQGFVKPLLELLNGLKRGRFDRGLSSFQQSVAMDRIQRIVGVLQRPNSGEKYLNTLLQVEMMLKLWFPQIPAQPVSTASSVTASPTCSLRDTSSSTPPHKHRDQLHIPVKKRRLSWTGTDSPTPSPVLLKCPRISTEEKRVKQDCDERDVPPPPPPSLASDANQNSPDVAGNSQLNEDPKGKDSDSEELGKHSQYKAGQSSEPSLTWVHVAPILSPRKACPSHEGTSVAGNNENQPIAAVLPPVRRGSLATQDSSISSTTPHKHPKNPKKPIRCQSQPVAGQQSESETENI, encoded by the exons ATGCAGTCCCAGGGCAGCACTTCCTCTCAGCCCTCCTTCGATTCTCTGAGCTCCAGCGACAGCCTCTTGTTCAGCGACTCGGAGCAGGCGGAGGAAGACACAGATGTCTTCCTGACAGACGGCTCTTCCTCCGTCATCATCAGTGGCGTGGGCGGGGCTGCGGCCACTGAAGACAGAGGATCGGAGAGTCCCGGGTCCCAGTGGATGTGTGGCGGCTACACCgataaagaggaagaggaggagtcatACAGGTCGGAGAGCAGCAGCAAGGTGGCTCACATCAGCTTGGACGAGACGGATCCTACAGGCCAGATCCCGAAATCACAGGGAGACTTGCTGTTTGCTCAAAAG tgtGCTGAGCTACAGGGTTTCGTGAAGccgctgctggagctgctgaatGGACTGAAGAGAGGCCGATTCGACCGTG gtttgAGTAGTTTCCAGCAGAGCGTTGCCATGGATCGAATCCAAAGGATCGTCGGGGTTTTACAGAGACCTAACAGCGG gGAGAAGTACCTGAACACCCTGCTCCAGGTGGAGATGATGCTGAAGCTTTGGTTTCCTCAGATCCCTGCTCAGCCTGTCTCCACAGCCTCCAGTGTCACCGCATCCCCCACTTGTTCCCTCCGAGACACTTCCAGCTCCACTCCGCCACACAAGCACAGGGATCAGTTACATATTCCCGTCaag AAGCGCAGACTCAGCTGGACAGGTACAGACTCCCCCACGCCTTCCCCTGTGCTTCTCAAGTGTCCTCGCATCAGTACAGAAGAGAAGAGGGTGAAGCAAGATTGCGATGAAAGGgacgtccctcctcctcctcctccatcactggCATCTGATGCAAACCAAAATTCACCAGATGTGGCCGGTAACAGCCAGTTAAATGAGGACCCAAAGGGAAAGGACAGTGACAGCGAGGAACTAGGCAAGCATTCACAATACAAAGCAGGTCAAAGCTCTGAGCCGAGCCTCACGTGGGTTCACGTTGCCCCCATCCTGTCCCCGCGAAAGGCCTGCCCTTCCCACGAGGGCACATCAGTGGCAGGGAACAATGAAAACCAGCCCATTGCCGCTGTCCTCCCACCAGTCAGGCGGGGCAGTCTGGCTACACAAGACAGCTCTATCTCTTCTACCACACCTCACAAGCACCCCAAAAATCCGAAGAAGCCAATCCGGTGCCAAAGCCAGCCTGTTGCCGGACaacagagtgagagtgagacCGAGAACATCTAG
- the LOC104934671 gene encoding uncharacterized protein LOC104934671 isoform X1: MLMLVNCREKELAKTETDERPGGAELMLGAPMLLQLRAMQSQGSTSSQPSFDSLSSSDSLLFSDSEQAEEDTDVFLTDGSSSVIISGVGGAAATEDRGSESPGSQWMCGGYTDKEEEEESYRSESSSKVAHISLDETDPTGQIPKSQGDLLFAQKCAELQGFVKPLLELLNGLKRGRFDRGLSSFQQSVAMDRIQRIVGVLQRPNSGEKYLNTLLQVEMMLKLWFPQIPAQPVSTASSVTASPTCSLRDTSSSTPPHKHRDQLHIPVKKRRLSWTGTDSPTPSPVLLKCPRISTEEKRVKQDCDERDVPPPPPPSLASDANQNSPDVAGNSQLNEDPKGKDSDSEELGKHSQYKAGQSSEPSLTWVHVAPILSPRKACPSHEGTSVAGNNENQPIAAVLPPVRRGSLATQDSSISSTTPHKHPKNPKKPIRCQSQPVAGQQSESETENI, translated from the exons ATGTTGATGCTCGTAAACTGCCGAGAGAAAGAGCTAGCAAAGACAGAAACCGATGAACGGCCGGGCGGCGCAGAGCTGATGCTGGGCGCTCCGATGCTGCTCCAGCTACGGG CAATGCAGTCCCAGGGCAGCACTTCCTCTCAGCCCTCCTTCGATTCTCTGAGCTCCAGCGACAGCCTCTTGTTCAGCGACTCGGAGCAGGCGGAGGAAGACACAGATGTCTTCCTGACAGACGGCTCTTCCTCCGTCATCATCAGTGGCGTGGGCGGGGCTGCGGCCACTGAAGACAGAGGATCGGAGAGTCCCGGGTCCCAGTGGATGTGTGGCGGCTACACCgataaagaggaagaggaggagtcatACAGGTCGGAGAGCAGCAGCAAGGTGGCTCACATCAGCTTGGACGAGACGGATCCTACAGGCCAGATCCCGAAATCACAGGGAGACTTGCTGTTTGCTCAAAAG tgtGCTGAGCTACAGGGTTTCGTGAAGccgctgctggagctgctgaatGGACTGAAGAGAGGCCGATTCGACCGTG gtttgAGTAGTTTCCAGCAGAGCGTTGCCATGGATCGAATCCAAAGGATCGTCGGGGTTTTACAGAGACCTAACAGCGG gGAGAAGTACCTGAACACCCTGCTCCAGGTGGAGATGATGCTGAAGCTTTGGTTTCCTCAGATCCCTGCTCAGCCTGTCTCCACAGCCTCCAGTGTCACCGCATCCCCCACTTGTTCCCTCCGAGACACTTCCAGCTCCACTCCGCCACACAAGCACAGGGATCAGTTACATATTCCCGTCaag AAGCGCAGACTCAGCTGGACAGGTACAGACTCCCCCACGCCTTCCCCTGTGCTTCTCAAGTGTCCTCGCATCAGTACAGAAGAGAAGAGGGTGAAGCAAGATTGCGATGAAAGGgacgtccctcctcctcctcctccatcactggCATCTGATGCAAACCAAAATTCACCAGATGTGGCCGGTAACAGCCAGTTAAATGAGGACCCAAAGGGAAAGGACAGTGACAGCGAGGAACTAGGCAAGCATTCACAATACAAAGCAGGTCAAAGCTCTGAGCCGAGCCTCACGTGGGTTCACGTTGCCCCCATCCTGTCCCCGCGAAAGGCCTGCCCTTCCCACGAGGGCACATCAGTGGCAGGGAACAATGAAAACCAGCCCATTGCCGCTGTCCTCCCACCAGTCAGGCGGGGCAGTCTGGCTACACAAGACAGCTCTATCTCTTCTACCACACCTCACAAGCACCCCAAAAATCCGAAGAAGCCAATCCGGTGCCAAAGCCAGCCTGTTGCCGGACaacagagtgagagtgagacCGAGAACATCTAG
- the ca14 gene encoding carbonic anhydrase 14: protein MDSLGLFILLLLLCFQWTAAPAAEEVTWTYTGLVGQSEWSQYFPNCGGNSQSPVDVVTTQTKYDPSLIPLTPVGYSQHGNRPFTLYNNGHTAVIELPDWMGLAGFPWLFTAVQMHLHWGSGGPSHGGSEHTINGLSADAELHVVHYNSELYANMSTAMTQKDGLAVLGILIVTGEETNPAFNNILNYLSRIRHADQKVFIPGFDIQSLLPNDLGRYYRYNGSLTTPPCYQSVIWTLFHERVQISKAQLLKMETILYSSKAEEPDRMLLQDNYRSTQPLNHRVVFASFSAESWKELSSGEVTAIVIGVMCGCVGLAVIIRFIVKTIRFFRVLHHETVVVNSSTSSWDVLPSNRPAPMPRIKEPEKAKEKKQEVALNMTPEGEKKEEPSQSPQTEP from the exons ATGGACTCTTTGGGTCTTTTTATCCTTCTATTGCTTCTGTGTTTCCAGTGGACAGCTGCCCCTGCTGCTG AGGAAGTTACCTGGACCTACACCG GCTTGGTGGGTCAGTCTGAGTGGTCGCAGTATTTCCCTAACTGCGGTGGTAATTCTCAGTCCCCTGTTGATGTGGTAACCACGCAGACTAAATATGACCCCAGTCTGATCCCACTGACCCCGGTGGGCTACAGTCAGCATGGCAACAGGCCCTTCACTCTCTATAATAACGGACACACAG CGGTGATCGAGCTGCCAGACTGGATGGGACTAGCAGGGTTTCCCTGGCTCTTTACAGCTGTGCAAATGCACCTCCACTGGGGCAGCGGCGGCCCGAGTCACGGGGGCAGTGAACACACCATCAACGGACTGAGTGCAGATGCAGAG CTGCATGTGGTGCACTACAACTCTGAGCTCTACGCAAACATGTCCACAGCCATGACACAGAAGGACGGCTTGGCTGTTTTAGGGATTCTCATTGTG ACAGGTGAGGAGACCAACCCGGCATTCAACAACATCCTCAACTATCTGAGCCGCATCAGACATGCTG ATCAGAAGGTGTTCATCCCAGGCTTTGACATCCAGTCTCTGCTTCCTAATGATCTGGGACGCTACTATCGCTACAATGGCTCCCTAACAACGCCACCCTGCTACCAGAGTGTGATCTGGACGCTGTTTCATGAGAGGGTTCAGATCTCAAAGGCACAG CTGCTGAAGATGGAGACGATACTTTACTCTAGTAAAGCTGAAGAGCCAGACAGGATGCTGCTGCAAGACAACTACCGCTCAACGCAGCCGCTCAACCACAGGGTCGTCTTCGCCTCCTTCTCtgcag AATCATGGAAGGAGCTCTCTTCTG GTGAAGTCACAGCTATAGTAATAGGAGTGATGTGTGGCTGCGTAGGTCTGGCAGTGATCATTCGCTTCATTGTGAAGACGATACG GTTTTTTAGAGTCCTCCACCATGAAACAGTCGTGGTAAACAG CTCTACCTCTAGCTGGGACGTCCTACCCAGTAACCGGCCTGCTCCCATGCCAAG GATTAAGGAGCCCGAAAaggcaaaagagaaaaaacaagaggtGGCTCTGAACATGACCcctgagggagaaaagaaagaagaacctTCACAGTCTCCTCAAACTGAACCTTAG